In Cyprinus carpio isolate SPL01 chromosome A5, ASM1834038v1, whole genome shotgun sequence, the sequence ACATAGACTTTTTATACAAATCTGCTGTAGATTTTGGCTTTGGAAACTTCTTCCGTCCTGGGGAACCCCTGACCACTTGGTGTGGAAGCCCCCCGTATGCGGCTCCAGAGGTGTTTGAGGGGCAACAGTATGAGGGTCCGCAGCTGGACATCTGGGTAAGAGCTTGGTGGTAaagtaactgtatttttttatgtatataccaTACTACTTGTATTGTGCTTGTACAATAGTATTTTGAGTACCATATTCATGTACGGTGGtatttacattgttacagtaaaatgtaaactgtattatCACACAGTTCTACATACAGTGCACTCATGTATGGTGATATATTATACAGCAAATCTCAAtatctgattttattattttgtagctactttatctgcatacatacagtatattcctGTAGaccaatatatatacagtatagcatACAGTATCTCAGCTGCTTGATTTCTTGTattgttacaaaatgtaaattatattatcgTCCAACTCTTAATCTGTTAAATGCAACTATAAAGCATGAAAATATTaggatattataaacattaacatcatgattttctgtgaagctgctttacaACTGTGTATTATGAAAAGcgctttacaaataaattgaatttgCCTTAATATGGTATTCCAAAGAATAACATGGAATTATCATGGTACACATCAAAACCATGGTACTACAATGGAACCATgttcaaaaaagcatgttatgaCCTCATGGCGTTAAACTGATATGTACATACTATAGACAGCTGTCAAAATTCTTGCCATTTGTTGATTTATGTCCTCTCAGTATAGTCATTACAGAGAATTGTGTCAACAACTAATGGTAATTCAGTTGAttgaaaacataattattatatccTGTATTGTGTGTGGGTGGTCCTTTATGCTAGCTCTAGGAAgagttttatgattatttattgattttctgtgtatgtgtgtgtcatgcAGAGTATGGGGGTGGTTTTGTACGTGTTAGTGTGTGGCACTCTTCCATTTGATGGTCCTAGCCTTCCTGTCCTCAGACAGAGGGTCCTGGAGGGCCGTTTCCGCATCCCCTACTTCATGAGTGAGGGTGAGGAAGTTCATCCATCCTTTTAGTTGTCATGAATAAACAACAAACAGTGCTGGGGATTACATGCTATGTAATCAGATTTTTAGAAATAGTGTTACTCTGTGGTTTCAAAAGGAAATGTCTTTGTCTTTCAAGCTCATTGCATTCCCTATATTCTCTATCAGACTGTGAGCACCTGATCAGGAAGATGTTGGTTCTAGATCCAGCCAAGCGTTTGTCCCTGAGTCAGATCAAAGAACATCGCTGGATGGTGCAGGAGGTCCCGTCCCAGCGGCCCGTGCTGTATAGACAGGGTCTGGCATGTAAGAGCAAATTAGGCTTGGGTGAACACAGTGAGCAGGTGCTCCGACTCATGCACAGCCTGGGCATCGACCAGCAGAAGACCATTGAGGTCAGTTGAGCAGCTTTTACTTGGCCAGGATTTAGAATGTGTTTCTTGCATCtaaactgaatttgaattaaGGTTGCAAACGGGATGTAGAACTGTAATTAAAATGAGAATGAAAGCAAGTACAATTGAAATGAAACTGAACTGGAATGAAATTGTAAGAAATTCTGTATGATTCCATACTTTAAATGATAGtaataattaatgtttacaaTAGCCGCCTATGGAATTTTGTTTCTGTGAAAGATCACTCATTTCCCAAAATTCTTTAATTTACTCAGAAAgcctacatttaaaaatcttttgagatgtgaaaaataatatgtataaattaatatatatttatattagttttaagtgttattttgggcaatatttacatattttagtaaaaaacaaaagcaataaacatttataattactattaaaaatagtattattctTTATGTTTTGTCACAAAACTTGTATAAATCACATTCATTAGTCAATTCTGAACTCTAGTAATGGTTTGGGTTTCCTAAAATGATTTCTCCTCTGATTTGCATATTAGATTATTTCAAACAACAGCCCTTcagaatattttcaaaacatactgATAGAAATATGCCATTTGACAGagttctttttccttttctgtctTGTTCTTCAAAAACTCTGGCTTTTCCTGTCACAGTCTCTTCAGAACAAAAGCTATAACCATTTTGCTGCTATCTACTACCTGCTTGTGGAGCGGTTGAAAGCGCATCGCAGCAGTTTCCCTGTGGAACAGCGTTTGCACGCCAGCCAGCGCCGCCCTAGCACCATCGCTGAGCAGACTGTTGTCAAGGTAACCCCATCTGTGAAGTCTACCCAGACATATTGAAATGGCGTtggtataaaaatgtaaatattggaaTCATGAGGAACAAAATCTGTAATCCAGCCATCCTTCCATCCAGTTTAACCGCTTGCGACCGTAAACCACAGAAACAAGCTTTTTCTATTTTGGTGTATTGTTGAGACCTTTAAGGATGCTTTTTATGGACTCATCAACATATTCTAACAGTATCAGATGGTAACACCATGGTACAAAGTCTGTGACTATGAAAACTTAAAACAGTACCAAGGTACAGCCATGATAGCTGCAATTCTATGATATTATTACCATTGTGCTTATTGGTATATGCCTTCATGTTCTTGTTACAGACCATTGCGGTTCCCTCCCAAGCAGGCGTCCCGCCGCAGGCAGCACGTCACCTGCGTTCACCTGTTCTGTTGCAGTCCACCACAGACACATTTACCTTCCCACAAACCCCTGCTTCCCCAGATCAGACACTCATGGAGGAAGACGTGGCCACTCCCAAGGTCAGTTATGTTTCAGATGAAGTGAGCAGCAAAACAAAGAGCAAGAAAAGGTTATTAAATAGATTGTTATGGCACAGAGAGAAATCTCTCATCCTCTTTTTGGGTTTGAGGCTATATTTCGTAAGCTCTGCCTGCGTGTTTTAAATAGCAGCGTTACTCATTGGCGTGCTGTATGACGGCAATAAGAGCTTTTGTCTGCAGCGTGTGAAGTTCCTCTGCCTGCGTGTCAGCCTGATCTCTTCTTCATTACTCACCCGCAGTATATCAGCAGCACTTCAGCCTCCTAAAATAACACCTgggtatatattaaataataaaaaaacgctCTTTATGATTTCAGTGCTTGGTGTCACCATTGGTGCTTTGCGTCAGTGTAGATTTCTCAACTTATTGCTACTCATTCATAAATGAATGACTCAGACAGAGACAAgggaatatatattatatctgggACTGGGTGATATGACATTATGTTCTGCATGACACCAGTAATATGTCAGCCTGCAGAGATTTTGCTGTACTTTTTTCTACAGTGGAAGTTTGCGTGGCTATCAAAGTGCTTTGCACTTAGAGCAGTagagaaatgtgaaaatataaagaCTGATGTCAATTACGAGGCTTTTAGTCTAATAGCTTTGAGTTCACCTAAATCCTAGTGCACATTTTTGATGAACCATGTACCATGAACTAatgtagtatatatatgtgtgtgtgtgtgtgtgtgtgtgtgtgtgtgtgtttgtggctgttatattttaatgaattatataatccataggattaattttttcagtttaatgcattacaaatatttaagcaATTAACGAAGGGGTGGAGCAAgtgttggccaccccactcacaactgctgtttctgtctttttctctttttttttgacaagaattgcatttatttagatgcaTAACGTCTTTACAAACACATCAAACAGGAGACTTTTCAGAGGCACAGTCCAACTTCACCTCAGCTCCAGGCGCAAGTCAAACGAGCACAGAAAAAGTACAGGTGACGAGGAGATTTAGTAGGACAACAGTGAACTGTGCtaagatgagatgttgtcaggccatatgtcagtaaaaaccaattttcctgtcctgtcagccgttATGCTGTGCTCGTAGCACATGCTCTACAACTGGACACAAAAATACAGTGGTGCGCGTTGTATTATATTAAAGCGCTATATCATATTAAAGCACAGATGAAACTATGAGCATCCATGTCATAGTTATGTCATCAGTTAAGTGATGAAGTTACCAAAAAAGGCAagtaaagctgccttaaaactgtgcatgcatggtTTTCAGAAACtctcctggagcagcccagcactgtctcactcatctaacacacctgattcaagctgtcagctcattagtagagactttaagaGCTGAAGTGGGTCACAAAACATAAAGATTTGTGAGAAAATATGATGCGTGTCAGATCTGcgtcatgttcagcagcagcagctcttaaagcagtcaaaaaataacctaataaccagctgctgtgatgtctgttaatcaaagaacaaaagaaaaaagagctttaaggattcatctatatttaatttagagtttagTGTTTcatagctttatttaatttatgtatatttcctacttgctgtagggcacaggtagctaaatatgacatttattataatgggtttatgtgaagacaGTTTTAAGTTCactaagttattttttaaagtctaataaatgttaaaattgatagctctcaattatagctactgtaaagtttttttgttatcaaatttttattgttttaacatcGTTTAAACATGACATATCGAAGACAAACAATCAGCAATTACCCCAGtatgaaaaaaagatacaaataataataaataaaaatgaataaatcaataattaggataaaaattgaaaataaatatatatagggcACTATATCAGTGAGATAACAAAGATACAGGAAAATTATAtatcaatgaataaataataaacaaacatacagaatatacttcaaaatatacacaaatatatataagtaCAACAGATTATTAGAATTgttagaaaatatcaaaataaaaataaataaataaataaaaaccagtaGAATAGAGCTGAAAGAAATCTACGACagaagaacagtaaaaattaaataaaattaattatttaattattgttattatgattatttaatatataaactattttcaTTAAGATTTCTACAAATTTCCAGCAAAACGAACTATTATGTAATATACCCATACCATGATATGAAACATTGCTCATGCTGCACACCCTTGTTGAACACGGGAAAACACACCCTGTTATTTGCAGCCTGTTGTTACAGTAACGCCAGCATGTCAGGTTTTCGACCTGCTGTTACACATCAGCATGGCCCTGTGTTTGTAAATGCCCCTGATGTGCCAGTGATGGGCCACCCATGTGATCAGTGCTGGGTGTTCACTCCACTTGTGAGAAGTGTAACTACAACATTTGTCACCTTGGCTGTTGCAAGGCAATCTCCATAGCTACTGTTCTTTAATTGACATGCAGTGTTGACTCATTCGGTGGGGACTCTGCCGTATACACACCAATTTGCCCTCCAACAGGTGTTTTCTGTTCAGTTGGTGCTTGCAATAGCAAGGTCAAGAgcttgattcccagggaataaacacacttttaaaagtaGTCCTTAAATGGGCTGCAAGCTGTTGTTAAaccgtctgccaaatgaataaatgtaaatgtttgtttataaagaAAGGGACGCGTGATAAGTCATTCACTGAGCCTCAGCACCTGTGGAGCTGAACAGATGGCAATCTAGGGATCTCTTTAAACATGCTGAGGTCACGCTCTCATAAACTTATTTCAATTGGCTTATTGTAATTCAGGAAAGCTGCGGGTCGCCTGTGGGCATTTAACAgaacaaaattacataatttctCATAAATGAAAAAACAGATGACACAGACATGGTcttcactgttaaaaataaaggttccaaaagggtgtttttgcagtgatgtcaaagaaagaaagaaaaatatgtggGTTCCCAAAACAATGCTTTAGTGAACGTTTCTTAAAAGAAGCATGTTGTTTCtaagtgtaaagaacattttaataattttaagaatCTTTTGTACATTGAAAAGTTTCAAGTTTGGcgtttaaaggttcttcacaatGAAAACCTTATTGTAGTGTTACAAAAAAGAGGATCATTTTTATGAGCAAAAGTGTAGAATGGAATAACTGtccatataatgtatatttgttctacaaatatattgtatttgttgatatttaagtaaaataagaACATTTAGTAATGATTTTGAAGGATACTGGCCATTTATAGAAATACTgtacactttttatttaattattattatcaaagtaaTAGGTATGAGACCCAATGAGACTACATGAaaattagattaataataatgttcCAAACTTGATTTGTTATTATTTCCAACACGAAAGTAGATTTTTGAATCTGTATGCAGGACATGGAATGAAAGTTTTTGCTATCAAGTTATCATGGAATGAAAGTCACCATGGTTTTCAAACTCAAAAAAGAaccataaaagtatcaaaaaaaagTTGTCTATATTACTAATACACTGTGTTCTTTGCTTGAAGGGAAGACAGACATTTAAAGTTGAGATGTaatggaagtagcaacagataGATCTTTTGGTAAAAAAGGAAGCTATGCATGGACATTTAATgttgaatgtttaaattattcACTTATAATCTTCACTTTATATCAATTTCAAAGCATTCTTGTCTGCCTCTTTGGGAATATCTAGTTGTTACATCCAGTTTCAGCTTTGATTTCACTTGTCAGAATCTGTAAAAAGCAAAGTGAAAATGTTCCGAAGACTGCTGAGCTGTTTCAGCCCAAAATAGTTTCgccaacgtttttttttttttttttttttttatgtggttggTTGCTTATTGGTGGAACTACTTCCAGCCGTTGTTCGCAAAGTCAGTGGCTCACTACCTGGCAACGTTATGGAGACGTCCATTGATGAGGGCATTGAGGCAGAGGAAGAGCATGCTGTGCCCCTCGCCGCTTTTCATACAGCTCGCTTCAGTCAGCGCCGCCATACGCTGTCTGAGGTCACCAACCAACCTACTGTGCTGCCCACCACAGGTTAGTACTGCATTTCATAATGTGTGTGGTGAGGTCacgctattatagtttttaagacgctatttaaaagtttggtctgtaagatttttttaatttctgtgaaagtttcttatgcttactgagactgcatttgtttgatcactATACAGAACCAAAAATTCatggaaatacaaaaaaaaaataatattgtgaaaacaatttcaatttaaaataacattttataattatatattataaaatgtaatttattcatgtgatggccaagctgcagccattacttcagtcttcagtgtcagaaatcattcgaatatgctgatttgctgctcatttttgattattgtcagtgtttaaaacagttgtgctgtttaatttttttttcagaataacagcatttatttgaattttttttaagattttttaagtctttactgacacttttgatcaatttaatgaatccttattgaattaaagtattaatttctttacataaatattactgaccccaaacttttgaacagtactgtgtTTGGCAGTGCATTAATTGCAATGTCATTGACAGTGCATTGTGTCAGTTATTCACAAATGAtaaaatgctctctctctctctctctctctctctctctatatatatatgtatatatatatatatattagtatttataatatgtataatatatatactaccaaatgcaataaaaatgaggATTCAAACACAGGATCTGCATTTGTATCGGCCTTATATTTTCTGGAGGAATATTTCACATGAACTTCTGGATAAAAACATTGCATCCTAGCTAAACTGCTTATGGTCATTTTCCCACTGACATTAACAGACAGTGAGGTTTTTTTAGTAGACAGTTTGTGTCATGTCACTTACGTcaatgcaagtttatttataaagcattgcCTAAATATTTCCTTCACAATGGGAATTCAAAGTGCTTAAcataataaagagaaagaaaagaagacaaaatgaaaaagaaaaacagataaaaagaaaagacaaagaaatGCAAGCTTAATTTATCCATTGATTAAAACAAGTGTAGTCAGTACAGTAAAGTGCATATTCAGAGAATTCATGGGTAAACagatgtgtttatgtttatgtctggACTAGAATGCGGTCAGGAAGACTTGAATTattgttttacattgtaatgtaAACCATGCATTATGTTGCCGTTCTTAAAGTTCTCGGTTACTAAGATTTATGTATTCACCCAACTCAGTTTTTACTTCCATTTGACTCCTCTCTGCAGGTCTGAACCCATCTCTCGAGAGCATGGACTCAGAGTACAGCATGGGTTCGACTCAAAGTGACTTCAGCTTGCCTGAAGAGAATCCAGCTCTAAAGGAAGCATTAAGCAGTACACCTGTCAGCTCCGCAGCTCCAGTCTTCCTCAGCATGAAGCCCCCTGAGCCCACCCTTCAGCCACTCAACACAGAGGGGCAGGACGCTCATAATCACTCACTAGTCAGTTTCAGAGAGGGGCGAAGGGCTTCAGACACATCTCTCACTCAAGGTCAGGATGATTTGTGTTGTCTTGTGCACATCATTTTTCATCTCTGTTTTTCGTCAAGTCAATCACCTTTCTCTCAAACTTTGTGTCAAGGGGTGGACACTACATTTCTGCATGTGAAATGACTTTGAACAaatctgagtttctttcttctgttggacacaaaataagatattttaacaCTAGAACCACCACGGGGTAAATTTTACCCAtggctgtttttcaaatgtacGTAAcagattttcaataaaatatccaAGTCTCTCAGTCACTGAGTTTTACTAAAACTTTGTTATTTGCAATCCCCCGTTGTTAAAATTTTTTAGATAAAACACTTTAACTGCTAGGGGTTGTTGTATACCTAAAACCGCCAGCGGGTAAAATTTACCCATGCACATGACTACTGTTTTGATatgactaaaaatgtattttgtcactGTATTATGCCCACAGGTCATTAGGtgaaaattgtatttgtatttgtacatGTATTTGTTTAATGTCTTTTCACTATAGAAATGCACAGGTCATTTTCTAATAATTCCATGGACCGGAGTAAATTATTCTACTTATattacggttaccacacctcaagacattttTCAGGTGGTGTATTTCAAGACATTCATCAGGTTTTTGTCCTTAAAACACTCATCCGCGTTCTAATTTCTACTCATCTCATCCCATGCATCTGTTGCTAATTCCTAAACATCATTTTAGACCTAGTAaaggaggcttgagccgttgatagcagtCTAATGCAGTtaataatgaagttattagagagagagagagagattaagcatGTGTAAATTACATCTCTGAGTCTGTGCGTCTCTCAACAGTGTTCAGCAGCAGCGCCTCTATACTAATAGCTAAACTGTAAGTTCATCTGCTTCAAGAACAGCACTGTTATACCTCGCTAGTAAAAAATGTCATGCAGCTTTTAAATGGCTAaactattttaatgataaaatcaGAGCAGGTCTGACAACATGTTTCTGTGCAAATTATGTGTCTTTACTACTATATGTGTCTGCGTTTATATGGGAGAGAACAGGAGAAAGAGAGTATGTGCTTTCTGtacataataaaacagaatttgtcCTTGTGggttttgaaataactgaaataatttctTGAAGTGATATGGACATGTGATGTGGTCAAGACCTGCCTGAAACTAATTTAGCCggtgcgtttccctgaaaataattgtttgtcAACCAATcggattcaagcattcaacagctcTGTAGTATAATATGCAACAAATGACACAAAATCTGCTACCGTATCCGTTCTCCCATGTATGTGAATGGAGCACAAAACCTAGCGTGACCACCGCTTTAATCACTTGCAggcatgtatttacatgtcatTATCAGTGTTTTGGAAGATTTATTGTaagcagataaaaataaaaataaaaatataaactcatTCTGAATGATATCTGACCTTTTACGAACAATGACTACTTTTAAAGGCTGAAAATAATCACAATGATTCACTCCTGTACCAATTATAGCAGTAGTCAAGACTATGAGTCAGACCACCCCTGCAGCAGTCACAGGAATATCTCCACCAGTTCATCTGACTCTAAAGTCTGTTGTATTTATTGAACCCAACAGGTTTAGTGGCATTCAGACAGCACCTCCAGAACATTGCCAGGACCAAGGGCTTCCTGGAGCTGAACAAAGCCCAGATAGTGTTAGGAGATGGTGGAGGGGGAGGCGGCAAACACACCATCAGTCCCCAAGAGCTCCAAGAGCCTCACCACCCGTTCAGCCATCAGGTCAGATAGCTAATTGTGCTGttctcagttttgtt encodes:
- the LOC109081286 gene encoding serine/threonine-protein kinase SIK2-like, giving the protein MVMAAQEQKPSQRAPVRVGFYDIERTLGKGNFAVVKLARHRITKSEVAIKIIDKTQLDAVNLEKIYREVEIMKLLDHPHIIKLYQVMETKNMLYLVTEYARNGEIFDYLASRGRLSEMDARRKFWQILSAVEYCHERNIVHRDLKAENLLLDAHMNMKIADFGFGNFFRPGEPLTTWCGSPPYAAPEVFEGQQYEGPQLDIWSMGVVLYVLVCGTLPFDGPSLPVLRQRVLEGRFRIPYFMSEDCEHLIRKMLVLDPAKRLSLSQIKEHRWMVQEVPSQRPVLYRQGLACKSKLGLGEHSEQVLRLMHSLGIDQQKTIESLQNKSYNHFAAIYYLLVERLKAHRSSFPVEQRLHASQRRPSTIAEQTVVKTIAVPSQAGVPPQAARHLRSPVLLQSTTDTFTFPQTPASPDQTLMEEDVATPKVSGCLLVELLPAVVRKVSGSLPGNVMETSIDEGIEAEEEHAVPLAAFHTARFSQRRHTLSEVTNQPTVLPTTGLNPSLESMDSEYSMGSTQSDFSLPEENPALKEALSSTPVSSAAPVFLSMKPPEPTLQPLNTEGQDAHNHSLVSFREGRRASDTSLTQGLVAFRQHLQNIARTKGFLELNKAQIVLGDGGGGGGKHTISPQELQEPHHPFSHQGEGRQFLSGKDTSTFTGKMHPYLLSRRQSLETQYLVQRLQRASQLASGLGSGQMFCKEAAPRTLEQQLQEHRLQQKRLYLQKQSQVQAYFHQMQLAEDAYPPLQDSRDPQNSTSPLSSPPFTRTQNLTPFLEPCTLSLTYSPKSARFPDWSPLPDNRTNYTPSLPTEPLYAWSPTQPPLPPGKAESLSAQPAPEAPFLDCEMMETVEAPQGCVLVN